The following nucleotide sequence is from Dunckerocampus dactyliophorus isolate RoL2022-P2 chromosome 7, RoL_Ddac_1.1, whole genome shotgun sequence.
ATTAAAAGCAAAATAACTATCAGTCCATACATCTTCACATTCAATTACAAATGAACTTAGTTTTACAGAAAGGGTACACACTGATATTCCCATTCTTGTAGCATTTAATCATAAACTAAGATtttgtgcttaaaaaaatagcaaccTATAATACTTTATTTAAAATTTCTTTTCAAATGAAAGGAAGACAAGATATACACAAGCATCAGTTAAACCTATACCCACCTGTACACAGCATGGAGAACCCTGTAAGCTACTGGCCAGacaacactacaaaataaaaacagttgcagtttccaaaaaaagaaagttccAGCCAAAATGATCCCCTGTTGACCGTTCAtactttttcagattttttttgttgataaatCCCTGATCTACTCACAGCAACTTACATTGAATTCTTAGTAGACAACACCAGTATGACCTTATAAGAAAATGGCTACAGaaatgcattgtgtgtgtgtgtgtgtgattaaagGGAAGTACAAAAACTCATAGAAAAGTATAAATGAAGAGAGGATATCCAGATCCAGGGAGTGGGATCCTTGTTGGCTCATGCAGTAGATTTCGAAATAGTTGATATGAATATCAATATCCTATATTTACTAGGCATTGGGTACATTGGCACACAAACTCACCAAGAGCATCCTGGCCTGAAAATTCTTTTCTATTTCTACACTCACGCTTAAATGGCCACCGCACATCACAACGATAAATACAGgcaagccaaaaaaaacaaaacaaacaaaaacaaaacggtCACTACTGATGTGATCAAAATTATAGTATAAAATATCTTGTGCATTACACAATACTTTGTAATTAGATCTTTGCAAGTTTCATTCTAAGGTATTATAATAGCAATCTGTACAGTtaatataaaaacacacaatgtcCCAGAGATGTCCAGTCCTAAAACAGAATATCCCAGTCTTCATCCTCCAGTCCACCCTGGCTAATGCCATGTGTCATCTCCAATATTATTGTGGAGTACTAGAAATGACCATTTTtcgttactattattatttttgatctCACATTAACAAGACAAATGAGTTAGCGTTTCCATATACAGTAGAGAAGAAAAAGGCAACACAGAATGAGGCCGCATTAAAGGTATTGACTAGATCCAGGTCCCTGAGGGCCACCACATTACAGCAGCCCTGCACTGTAGGTCCTTTGCAAATGTCACCATTTGGTTGGCACGTGGTTACCCCTGTTGTCCGGGATAAATACTGCATCTGCATCATCTCCAACCACCACCACTTCCGTCGGCTGAAAGCAATGCCTTGAGGGTAATGGAAGGGACGCGAGAAGCATTCTTGTCAGTTCCAGGTTGTCCCtgataaaatgtacagtacattcaggAAATGAGAAAGGGCAGTCCGTTTGCACAGACAGCAGCTGCTTGCCACGAAGACCTTAAGTGCTTCATTCACCAGGTGAAGAAGGAGGCGGCTAAGGCCGGTGAAACCTGGAAGGAAATCAAACTTACGTGAACAACATTGCATTTCCCCTCCTTTTATTAAGATTAAGGTATACCTTGTGTAGATTCTGCTCTCTTCGTGAACCTCCATTTCAGTACTTTTATAATCATTAAGCTCCTTTCGGATGGCTGCCTATAAGACAACATCACATTGAATGGCAACaagtaggagaaaaaaaataaagaagctTTGTCATGCATGTTTTCTAAAGACGACACCGACTGACTACCTTATCAGCAGGAGTCAGCTTGGTCCACGGCTTGTCCGCCCTGCGATCGTAGTCTTGGGCATCTGTGACTTCCACATATTCGTGGAATCGCAAAATTTTTCTGGCCTGCAGTTCTGCAACTGTGGGTCTTTGACTCAGCTACAATAAATGAAATTTAGGTAGTTATGTCAATATCAGCAAGTACACAATTTGACACATGATGTCAGATGCAGAATTCTCACCTTTCTGGTCAGTCGTCGCTTGATCTCCCTAACTTCCGCTTGTCTGTCAGCCTGATTTTTGGCTGTAAAAGACAGGATAAGAATAACAAAAGGGCTGTATTTAGACACTGTATTCAAGTCTGGCTTGATGTGCAAACAAAGAAGAAGACAAGTGGCTTCTAAAATTAGATCTATTCTCCAACCCAGGTTtcaaccctcctcctcctctccctctGATATTGTCCTCTATATGTAAGGTAATAGAAAAAGAGAAGACTTTGTTGGTAACACAGaataaacaacataaatcaTGCCCCTCAGTTGTAGGCCGTTTTAAGTTACTGATACAAAAGGTAAAGCAGGAAAAGTTGATACTTACGTTGAAGGATGTTTCTTTGCTCCAGCTCCTCAGCAGTGGGTCGCTGGCTGAGACGTCTGAAAGGAACAAAAGCAAGTACATTCTATTTTGAGACAGTTTCATCGCTTTCTAATTCAAACCATAAGTAGAACAAAATCTTTCCACATTTCATCAGCAGACACACACTCAGTCttattatttctaaataaacaaaagtgTTATGTCTTTCGTTACCGTGTGAGCGCGGTGCCAATCTGCGTGCGGATGGCCTCCCACTGCTCCCTGCTCTGCCAGGTGAGGCCGGTCTGTCCCGGTGGCAGAGGAGTGTCATCTCTGGCACTTCTCTCCTGCAAAAATCTGTCCCTGTCGGGTGCAGAGGGACGGCTGTTCAGCTTCAATGCCAGAGTGTCTTTCCTTTTTACCCTGCTGGCCAGGGCACCTACAAGTAATTCATGGACACACAACAAGACAATAATTTATCTTCAGGAActtttcaaaaacgcacatcATTCTGAAGATTTACTGGACTTTTTTCTATTGCTTATGGGGAAAATAGCTTCGGGTTTTGTAcatttctgttttctttggactttttggaaaaaattacTGACAAAAAACGAGGTTTCCCTGTACTTTAATGACCGCTGTCACTAAGTAGAGTGCAGACCTTCACCCAGGATGAATTGTTGACAAAGTTGTggagtgtatttgtgtttgcttgTCCATCTGTTatggctacttcctggttcttggAAGATAAATAGACAAGCTCCTTTGATGCCGTAGTCACTCAAATTCTAGTAATAAATTCCTGTATTGGCTCCTTTATCCAGACCCTTACTAAAATGTAATGAATTCTTTATAATCCATGCGCCATTCCGTTGCCAAGTTTGGGGGTGGTCAGTTTAGTATTTTAGTGTAATCCTGCCAATTGTGCCTGgtcattaaaataacaattacaGTAATGGTGGCCTCAGACCTAAGAGGAGGCACAGTAAAATGTTAATATGCATAGTTATTATgtagtttaacattattatttattattacaattattacattAGAACATTATTTTCCAATTGAAACATCTTATAAAATATCTACAAATAGTGAAGGTTGATAATGTTCCACTctagtcctgtaggtggcagtaatatgttttttttttttttgggagggggatccagccgtccctcatttatcgtgtggtaactggttccagacccaaccgctaTAAGTGAATATCcgtgaaataggattcaatattaataaattgaatatttttgcagttaagagcatagaaaacctctgtATGACCCTCTAAAaacgtttaacattattagagccctttggacatgaaataacacaccgtATAGTAACCTTTACCTAATATAGGAGACATGATaagtaataagacataataactcggaagttagcattgggaaagtccgttgttgtagtatctcaaacATAATGTGGGTTGTTCGCATTGCATTAAAATGCGATCGTCAGCCTGTAATCCAGCCACATTATGACGTTTGACACTTGATGGATATAAAGGCCAGCTAGTCTGACATGCAACTGGAATacataaatgtacatttgtaaaataatttatacTGCTGCGCTTCTgctggctttgtttacaccacgtcGCGCAACTTTGTcgcacaggctacaggatctctgcagggacataaagGACGGTCacagctttaagcatagcaagctatcGAGCTAACTAGCGATGTTCGAAtagcaatgtagcgagggacgactgtatgtgtttttttgttgttctgctGGTaccaaacatactgtacatacataagcATGTTTTAATCAGGATAATGCGATGCTTACTCAGTGGGGgttcttcctcctcatcctcatcggATTCGTCATCTCTATAATGCACAGGACCATCTGAGTCGCTATCCTCTCGGTGCAGGCCATGCGCTTCATCATCCTCGTCGTCTTGCTCCTCATCTTCCTCGTCATCATTATCTCCACCGGGAATGACACATATTCCGACATCGCCGACCAAGCCTCGGCGACTACGTGGCTCAAGTTCCGGCTGGGGGATCTCCCCGTCatactcctcctcttcctcatcatcatcatcctcctcctcttcctcatcctcttctGAGTAGTCGTCCTCGGATCTAGTGGGAATGACAAcgtttatttgtaatgtttaaCAAGCAAtgcaaataagacaaatactctCTCATTAGGGTACTTCCTATAAGATTATCCAATGTAGGCCTACTTCTGTCAAAGTGGAACTTACAGTTTTAGTGGTTGGATGCTGACAGGAAGGGGGCGACCTCGTTCTGCTTGGTAATCAGGAGGCGTTTCAAAGAGCATGGTGTGCGCACGCTGTGACCCGTCTGGGTTGGGCTGAACTGGGCCAGGACTGGACAGAGCTCGCTGAATCATGATATGCAGTGGAATGGGAGCTTGGCGCTGGGGCGACTCAACGGTAGGGCTTGGTGGATCAAACAGGATGGGTATGGGTTGGGGCAGTGGGTGCGGGTAAGAGTGCTGATGGTGGAGGtggtgagtgtgcatgtgttggcGCGGTGGAGAGGGAGGTATGTGTGCTGGCAGcggaggggagggagggggagggggcagCTGAAAGCTCACAGAGCTGTGCTCCTCAAGAGAAAGCGGTGAGGGGGTGATGGCATGGCCTGAAGTAGAGGGATCCTCCGAGTTGCGTTTGGTGACGGGTGTGGTTCTCTTTGGGGGCATTGGTGGAGAGGGCTTGGCTGGGACAAGACTGGCACCCCCCGTGCCTTGTGTGACATCTCCTGCAGACAAGAGGCAAAGTCTATAACATAAAGCAAACTTTGAAAACATCGGGCATCATTAAGCGAGTGCCACATACTTTATTTTCTATTTGGCTTGCTAATGTGGAATGAAAGCACATGCTTCTTCCGCTGAACAGATAGAGACATCCAGTTTGACAGAATACAAATTAATAACTGGAATTACATGTCTGACTGAGCATGAATGCATACAGAGAAAATGACATCACATGACTGTCAACATGGATGCACACATTGAGCCAACACGCTAGTGTGCAACATGTGCCCCAGGTCAGAGACGAAGGAGACACAAACAGCCTGCATGCTCAACACAGCCAGACTTTTAAACCTGTGCATCAAAACTTTGTTGACAAAAATCTAAATTTCCGCCTCATAAAAGGGACATGCACACTTTTGCTGTGTTATTTCTGAAAGCCTTAAAGTCATATCTATGTTAAGTCATAGCCGTGATGAGTGCTGCCAATCCATAAGCATGCAGATAAGCTCTTTAGTCAACCATTATGTTACAACCATTattgtccattcattcatgTCCATCCCATTTGAGCAGACTTGAGGGAACCACTTCCTTAAAATTCCATTGATAAATCGCAGGCTATCGACCTGCTAAAAGCTTACTCTCATTGACATGCCAAATGAGAGTATCAAGCTGAAATATGCTCAACTGCTTATATACATGAAGCACGCAGCACACTCATTATCTGCTGAATATGGGCATGCAACTTCTATATCACATTGAAGGTGACACAATCAAGATccatcaggggaaaaaaaagacactggggAGGAAATACGTGGACAGCCAGAAAGGACGCCACATGGTGAAGAATGCAGACTCCCAAGGTGGGGAGGGGTGCTTCAGACATCGGGCATCCTGGTTTCAGATACCAGAGTGTCTCATTTTACCTGAGCGCAGGCCTCCAGCCCGCCGGCACAGGTAGACAGGCAGGGACAGATAGACATCATACTCGCACTCTCGCTTCCAGCAGGACCAGTAGAGCGGAAGCTGTGCATTCTCTCCCCCCTGCAGGGCGGAGACTAACAGGGGGAGATGGAGGCCTTCAGCTGGAGTGTGTAATGGCTGCAGGTACATTGCTGAAGGCTTTATGCAGTGTTCAGGGATGTTTACACACTGTCAACTTCATTTACAACATAAGCAAATTTCCACTAACACTGACAGGGCCTAGAGTACATGTTACGTAAACCAGTTTGGACTTTTTCAATAGTCTCTCTCAATAATTGGGTTAAAAAGTGAGAAAGATGGGTTTCTGTTTGTCCAAGTGTCACTCATCTCAAATAAGTCATGTCGTAATGTCAGCATCATGCCTGTAAGTTGTGcgtgcacatacacacgcaggcacacaacaaaatgttcaaaattgaATCATCAGTCATAGGATAAGATTCATAACAATGTATCAAAGTACAGTCTCATTCAAAAGGGAATTGGGCAGAAATCCCATGTGAGACAGAAACACACAACAGCCACTGAACTGCTGCCGTGTGAGTGGAGACTCACAGTAACAAGAGTCCTTATCTTAAGTGTCAAAagatggaggggaaaaaaatgttgctaCAATAGTCAAACTTCTGTAACAAGTAATttgcggaaaaaaaaaaaacgatgctTAAACTGTGATAGAAACAGCGTCCTAATGAGCCTATTAGACTCAagtgtttcccatgcattcatttatttggggCGGCCTGCCATtaatacatttggaccaccacagataCATTTGGTGCTCCTTTTTTGGGATTAGATTTGGTGTTAACCTGTTCACCCTCACttacaaacacattataatgtgaCTGTGTAGTATATGACATTGGAACTCTACTTCTTAACACCTcatatgcacatactgtaccacAACAGATGTGGTTGTGCATTATAACGCagctgttcatcaatatagtgaattattagatgtacaattacGTGTGCAATATCTTGAAAATCAgcgcacacttacatggagcaCAAAGCATTGTGAATGTGTTTGCCCATGGATGTTATAAGGTGCACGCACGAGCGTCTATCGCTgcacaaagttttttttgttttttttttaaatcgccaCTCTGGCTGGAGTTTTGCATCATGGACAATTATGCCAATTATACGAGTATGTCATCTAGCCCTCCACAAACACCcaatgccacagatagattgcagtcctgcggGAAACACTGGATTCTTACATTAGCTGATTGATAAATTGGCCAATGTATTCATcagaaaaacatacaacatttGAGGGTTCAGGGTGTTACTTACCCAGCACACCTGGGTTGCCCCTATTCACCGGCTTGGGCGGAGGTAAAGGCGGCTGCTTGGCGGCCTGAGTGGTGGATGACGATGAGGCTACCGATGGGGGCTGCGGCGTGCTCGCACCTGCAGAGGAGACGTTCCTTGTAGGCTTAGACGCGGCAgccgaggaggaagaggaggtctGATACTGGTTGGATGGGGGGCGAGATGGCCCCTCGCTGCCAGGTTCCGGTGTGGAGCTTATCAGCCACTTTGGAGGCATGATGGACTGTTTAGGCGGCAGAGGTTCACGAAGAGTGTCTCTCAGGGCGTCAGGGTCAGGGGCAAAATGGCTGTCTGACTCTGAAAACAAGACACCATAGCAGATAATTGAAATTTTTTAACTCAAGTTTTAACAATGTTTTAGCACGTTGGACTATACTagaatagaaaagaaaaaaattctatTTGTACTAATGAATATAACAGAAAAATAAGATCAAACATGTTTCCATctcatttttccccccattacaaaatatcattttaaattctagCTTAACATGGCTGGCTATAAATGTtgcatttgagaaaaaaaaaacagtgagctaTTTGCTGCCAGTTCACCACTCAAAGCATGCACCGTGATAGCACTTGATTGAGAATTGCATTATCTCTGGATCCGTGGCAGCGCGATAAACAGTGTAGGCGACTGCAATTACCACCACACCACACAACACAACCCCCAGCCTTCCCCACATGGGCATAACTGAGGGATCCCACATTCTTCTGCAATTCCTAAGCCTTTTTTTCTGCTACAACTCAAATAtttctgattatttatttacagtctgTACAGATGTGAAGTTAAGCATCTGATCTTAAAGGAGAGAGAAGACCAGAGGAAGTGGGTGCCAGCTGGAACTAGCTGCCTGGTTGCCTGATAGCGCTTTCTCCTAATTAtcaatccatcttcttccgcttatccggggtcgggtcgtgggggctgCAGCCTAGGCAGAAGCCCAGGCTACTTTATCAAGCTGCTCCTGGAGGATCCCAAGGGGCCCCCTTGTCAGTGGAGAGAtataggctgaatcccaattccacccaTTACCCCTTATCTTAGCCTTTACCCCTAGGTTTTGTGCGttcatgagaatcaagtggtgtcccaattctccttaaatcaaggggtaagtgctaaggggtgTAAAGCCCTACAAAATAGATGTGGTAGGGACCTGACTTGAAACGTAGGGTTAAGTGGAGTTTACTCGGATACCACACTCCAGCTGAAAGGACGACAGAGTGGAGACCGAAAGAAGCATACAAATGTAATTAAGCAATTAAGATtaagaatgaagagtgcagataaaatactttcagttgtcatatgcacagttgaatagaagtgttttcagtgtggatttgaacattgccacaGTTGAGGATTGTCGTACATCTTCgggaagattgttccagattttggtagcataaaactgaatcgcagcctcactgtgtttagccctgactctgggcacccgcaggcgaccactccctgagcttctcagagctcgagatggtttatgtggctcgaACATGTCatagatgtactttggcgcaagaccatgaaagacttgtacacaagcagtgATGTtgtaaagtctattctctgagcaacaggtggccagtgcagagacctgagcacTGGGCTAGTAcagtcatatttcctggttctagtcaggactcgagaagcagcattctggatgtactgcagctgctTTACTGCTCGTtcagagagcccggtgagaaggccgttacagtagcctagcctgctggagacaaaggcatggattagtctctctaaatctggcttagacactattcccttgattttggcaatgttctttagatggtaaaaagctgatgatgttattgatttaatgtggctgttaaagatttctaacctgatgattagatTTTAGAGAAAGCATCTCAAAGTggctaataacactttctctttgtttctgtgggtcaaagacaatgatttcagttttgtctgagtttagctggagaaagctcttttgcatccacacactcatctgtttgatgcagtgacaaagtaaatctgcagcaCCATGTTTACCggccgtcagtgacacgtagatctgagtgtcgtctacatagttgtggtaggacacattgcagctgcataTTAGCTAGCCTAAaagaagcatgtacagattgaacaataagGGTCCTAGGATTGACCACTGGGAAACCCCACAAGTCATAGCCATTTgttctgagacacagttaccaattccaaacaagtacttcctgtcctccagataggacttgaaccagtttagaacagtaccagagattcacacccagttttctaacctctgtaataacATCACaaggtcaactgtgtcaaaggcagcgctcaggtccagcagaactaaaagtgaaactttgcctgcatctgtgttcagatgGATAtaatttgtcaccttgatcagagttgtctcagtgctgtggtagggcctaaagcctgattggaaagtatcaaacacattgttagagaggagaaaggCAATATGATGTTGGTTTACAtccttttctaagacttttcccaagaCGAAATAACCGGCTAACACatatctaacttcactgcaatctactgcatttcatatagcgaccacattagtgttttgtaaattacattttaaaatcaccCTTTAGCTTGCTACCTCGCTTTAGAGGGGAATTTACATTACTGCACTGTGCTGTGACTTTGGGGTTTCATATTAGCTACCGGATCAATCATGTAATGCAGCACATCGTAGTgcagtctgtttgctgtgaattacaACCACGCTCGTCCACCAACAAttctcatggtgagatatgtttgttgtattcaggatacagtatggatggaagtgagctaaataaaagatgtactgtatgtggacaCACACCAGATTATTAAGTTTAAATTATTCAGTTTATTtaacttttggaatctaacaTTACCCATCTGTTCTTATGCCATTACTCtctgttttcagcacactattactactattaataCAACtagtattatttttgtatttacaatgagttaatagttgtagcTCATCAATCATGCATGTGTCATTCCTgaaggagatgctgagccaactgaagtcagccctctgctacaccacacagcactccaggaccattcaaaagctgcaatcaccagtatggaaaagtaaaatgcaacaaaatgtcattttggactttcttacaaaagcATCTGAGagacaacatcaacaacaggaGGAAACCGAGGCCACAACAGgaaggtttttaaaccttgaagtaatgtttgataaggtttatacatttgttgatgttcataaagtttgttatattgttatttttatttcatatgtatatttgatacattttctgtttttataaatgttgcTACAGTGCTGgctgtaagctgttatttattagttctttgttgttttgcaataaatgtcacagtaaaaatgtgtgcattttattaaaaaaaaaggtgttgtgaggtaggctatataacaCTGAAAGCAGTGAAGGGtgatgagaatcaagtggtgtcccatttcttagtggcttcttccccttggccctcgGTTTAAAGGGGTAGGGGAAGGATTAAGACATGGGGTAAGAAGAAGGGGAAGGGCAAAGGGATCGAATTAGGATTCAGCCATAGTCTCTcgaacgtgtcctgggtcttcctcgaggcctcctaatggtcagatgtgccctgaacacctctccagCAAGGGGTCCAGGAGGCATCTTGacccggtaaattgagagctttgcctatcggctcagctccctcttcaccgcaACGAACCAATGCAGAGTATGCATCACAGTAGacaccgcaccaatccgcctgtcaatctcGCAATCCAGCCTTCGcttactcgtgaacaagaccacaAGGTATTTCTCCAAATTACTCTCCTAATAATTTGGATGCGGGGGTCTACCACATTAACATTCTCACTGCAATAGTACATACTTAGATCGTGGGTGTCATcacccgtaatattatgattagaCGGCTGTTTGCAACTGTGAAACAACATAAATGGATACAGAAACAAGGAAAGCACAATCATTTTTTCCAAGCTGAGACTGATACCaataactgataactttttatatctattatttttgcatttagatttatctgtagtttgtgcacaactggaggtaagaacgactcaaacaaGGGAGGacttgacaaactgtacctttAGATTTGTACTGATCAAATATCATGTCATCACtacgaacaaaaaaaaattgtcgtatctcagaagtacaaactgtagctccaaggggtttactagTCGACAAAAGCCGGTATCTTCAATGATGGTAAAGCGCTGGTCACCCAACGGCATCATTTCtgtgatgaaatcacagatcgctttagcCCTTGGGCCGTCTGTGGCaaatttttttgcagttttcaaAAGCCGCAGCAATAGGAACGAGCCCTGGGTCATAGCAATGCTgccatttcaggtggctgatagggtttgatgtgttgaagctcaatgtttttttgttccctTATAGCAGAATGCAGAGCATTTGGCAAAATGTCTTTCCCTGAAACAGTCAGAAGTAATGGTTAATGCCGCCTCATTGGAGGCAttgattatgtatttatttattctattggttatgtgtgtttttttatgttatcggatttatcggtaccACTTCATAATTCGTCATATCAGTCCctaacaaaaacatttgcttgTAAGACCAAGTTGCATTAAATAACATTGACTgctttaagtaaaaataaaatgaataaataaataaaacttagCATCCAAAATTTAAAGTACAAATGTATTTCGCAAGTAAGCTGCAGTAGTAAATCTGTCGTATTACTGCATTAATGACTGCAATACGCCAGTTCCGTGCTTCCTTTCAAAACAAGTTTAAACTTGTCAACTACAGAAGAATGCACCAgtcttttctgcatgtgaaatgGAGAGGATTCTTATAAATACCAGTTACACAATTATCAGACATTACCTTTAACTGAAGTCTGCTGCACATTGCGATTGTCAATATTAATATCGAGGGAGTTTTATCTGTTTTCATGTTACTATTACTCTATTTTGATTCCCTGTCTACACACAAACGGGAGACTGAGTTTCTAAAAGTGTCCAGCCCTGTTTGGAGGGATATAAAACACTGCACAtggataaaaaacaaaaatacaacacaaacgCTGCTCTGAGAAGACGCACCATGGAGTGGTCAGCTCAGTGTGTGCCTACGTAACTAATCTATAAAAACATTGTTCACAACCACTGACAAACTTTCTCAGTTCAGGATGAGCTATTTTTGACTCTTCACAAGCACAGTGCGTTCACTGCACAGGCTCATTCATCAGACAGTGACAACCTAAATCTAAAAAGAGCACTTAACACCATTGTTTCAAAAAGAGTAATGTTGCATTAAAAGCAATTAACTTAGCATCTTTACCAATTATCCCAGTGTTAAACTCAACACTGCGAGTGTTAAAGGGCAATGACGGGTATAATGATTGTGCCACGTTAATTAGGAGAGGAGAGGACAAGCTATTCCACAATGTTCCTGAATAAGAAGCTGGAGCAGGGCCCCTGGGAGCTGTCAGAAGCCTGTCTATATCTGGGAGACCAGCACCTGACAGCGAGACCGGAGAGCAGTGAAATATGCTCCCACCCTTTAAAACAAAGGAGGTCATTGTGTAAAACACACCTCTCTCATTCTTTCCTATGTGAAATTAGGAGAGgtaaacatgcatacaaagaCTCACCTCTACGAGCCCTTCCCTCTTCAGCAGACGCATGTCGAGGGAGTGTGGGCTTCCAGTCCACATCAGCCGGCCGACTCCTCCTGCCATCCTCTGATGGCACTTTCTGCAGCCCAGGCCTCCTCTGTCCATTTTCAGGGAGAAGCTGGCCCCCACTTTGGCCGTCACTCATCTGATTGTGAAC
It contains:
- the phactr4b gene encoding phosphatase and actin regulator 4B isoform X3, with protein sequence MGQSLRVETSAQDPEQHNNGDDEGEQHHSTMVAEAGSTTGDSTPPPKRKGKFSSLGKIFKPWKWRKKKSSEKFKEASEELERRMSTRRTRQELIEQGVLKEVPDNGADGAAQSLKQPYVKNGHTLPVSGGGGVSAGRSNQGKAPSDSDFRINPTWLPQTEDHRGRCPSDGDRRRVLSSRASGPPEEPQRGSGVMGTRVHGENEWKSNMAWQGQVHNQMSDGQSGGQLLPENGQRRPGLQKVPSEDGRRSRPADVDWKPTLPRHASAEEGRARRESDSHFAPDPDALRDTLREPLPPKQSIMPPKWLISSTPEPGSEGPSRPPSNQYQTSSSSSAAASKPTRNVSSAGASTPQPPSVASSSSTTQAAKQPPLPPPKPVNRGNPGVLVSALQGGENAQLPLYWSCWKRECEYDVYLSLPVYLCRRAGGLRSDVTQGTGGASLVPAKPSPPMPPKRTTPVTKRNSEDPSTSGHAITPSPLSLEEHSSVSFQLPPPPPSPPLPAHIPPSPPRQHMHTHHLHHQHSYPHPLPQPIPILFDPPSPTVESPQRQAPIPLHIMIQRALSSPGPVQPNPDGSQRAHTMLFETPPDYQAERGRPLPVSIQPLKLSEDDYSEEDEEEEEDDDDEEEEEYDGEIPQPELEPRSRRGLVGDVGICVIPGGDNDDEEDEEQDDEDDEAHGLHREDSDSDGPVHYRDDESDEDEEEEPPLSALASRVKRKDTLALKLNSRPSAPDRDRFLQERSARDDTPLPPGQTGLTWQSREQWEAIRTQIGTALTRRLSQRPTAEELEQRNILQPKNQADRQAEVREIKRRLTRKLSQRPTVAELQARKILRFHEYVEVTDAQDYDRRADKPWTKLTPADKAAIRKELNDYKSTEMEVHEESRIYTRFHRP
- the phactr4b gene encoding phosphatase and actin regulator 4B isoform X6, with translation MENRDDEGEQHHSTMVAEAGSTTGDSTPPPKRKGKFSSLGKIFKPWKWRKKKSSEKFKEASEELERRMSTRRTRQELIEQGVLKEVPDNGADGAAQSLKQPYVKNGHTLPVSGGGGVSAGRSNQGKAPSDSDFRINPTWLPQTEDHRGRCPSDGDRRRVLSSRASGPPEEPQRGSGVMGTRVHGENEWKSNMAWQGQVHNQMSDGQSGGQLLPENGQRRPGLQKVPSEDGRRSRPADVDWKPTLPRHASAEEGRARRESDSHFAPDPDALRDTLREPLPPKQSIMPPKWLISSTPEPGSEGPSRPPSNQYQTSSSSSAAASKPTRNVSSAGASTPQPPSVASSSSTTQAAKQPPLPPPKPVNRGNPGVLVSALQGGENAQLPLYWSCWKRECEYDVYLSLPVYLCRRAGGLRSGDVTQGTGGASLVPAKPSPPMPPKRTTPVTKRNSEDPSTSGHAITPSPLSLEEHSSVSFQLPPPPPSPPLPAHIPPSPPRQHMHTHHLHHQHSYPHPLPQPIPILFDPPSPTVESPQRQAPIPLHIMIQRALSSPGPVQPNPDGSQRAHTMLFETPPDYQAERGRPLPVSIQPLKLSEDDYSEEDEEEEEDDDDEEEEEYDGEIPQPELEPRSRRGLVGDVGICVIPGGDNDDEEDEEQDDEDDEAHGLHREDSDSDGPVHYRDDESDEDEEEEPPLSALASRVKRKDTLALKLNSRPSAPDRDRFLQERSARDDTPLPPGQTGLTWQSREQWEAIRTQIGTALTRRLSQRPTAEELEQRNILQPKNQADRQAEVREIKRRLTRKLSQRPTVAELQARKILRFHEYVEVTDAQDYDRRADKPWTKLTPADKAAIRKELNDYKSTEMEVHEESRIYTRFHRP